In Microbacterium maritypicum, the following are encoded in one genomic region:
- a CDS encoding proline--tRNA ligase gives MVTRLSNFFLRTLREDPAGAEVASHRLLIRAGYIRPQAAGIFAWLPLGLRVKARIETVIRDEMAAAGAQEVHFPALMPREAYEASGRWDEYGDLLFRLQDRKGGDYLLAPTHEEAFTLLVKDLYSSYKDLPLTIYQIQDKYRDEARPRAGLLRGREFTMKDAYSFDSSDEGLNVSYQAQRDAYERIFQRLGLEYVIVQADAGAMGGSRSEEFLHPTPVGEDTFVRSAGGYAANVEAFTTEVPDAIPFDEDAAPVIFDSPDTPTIETLVAHTNRELEGEFTAADTLKNVVLALTHLDGTRELVIVGIPGDREVDEKRAEVAFAPAAVETATADDFENNPLLVKGYIGPWSPTGAVLGEESATGIRYLVDPRVSEGTSWITGANIDQKHAHSVVAGRDFAADGIVEIANVRAGDPAPDGSGPVELARGMEIGHVFQLGRKYAEALGLKVLNENGKLVTVTMGSYGIGVTRILAIIAELNNDEKGLIWPASVAPFDVQVVAAGRDQVAFEVAEGLSTQLEAAGLDVLYDDRPKVSPGVKFGDAELVGVPKIVIVGRGAADGQVELWDRRTGDRDTVSVEDVVGRLSAS, from the coding sequence GTGGTCACTCGTCTTTCGAACTTCTTCCTCCGTACGCTCCGCGAAGACCCTGCAGGCGCAGAGGTCGCCAGTCACCGGCTGCTGATCCGGGCCGGATACATCCGCCCGCAGGCCGCCGGCATTTTCGCGTGGCTGCCGCTGGGGCTTCGCGTCAAGGCGAGGATCGAGACGGTCATCCGCGACGAGATGGCCGCCGCGGGCGCGCAGGAGGTCCATTTCCCCGCACTCATGCCGCGGGAAGCCTACGAGGCCAGCGGTCGCTGGGACGAGTACGGCGATCTGCTCTTCCGCCTGCAGGACCGCAAGGGCGGCGACTACCTCCTCGCCCCGACCCATGAAGAGGCTTTCACGCTGCTCGTGAAGGACCTGTACTCGTCCTACAAGGATCTGCCGCTCACGATCTACCAGATCCAGGACAAGTACCGCGACGAGGCTCGTCCTCGCGCCGGCCTGCTCCGCGGCCGTGAGTTCACGATGAAGGACGCGTACTCGTTCGATTCGTCGGATGAGGGCCTGAACGTCAGCTATCAGGCGCAGCGGGATGCCTACGAGCGCATCTTCCAGAGGCTCGGCCTCGAGTACGTCATCGTGCAGGCGGATGCCGGTGCGATGGGCGGTTCCCGCAGCGAAGAGTTCCTGCACCCGACCCCGGTCGGCGAAGACACCTTCGTGCGCAGCGCCGGCGGATATGCGGCGAACGTCGAGGCTTTCACCACCGAGGTTCCCGACGCCATCCCGTTCGACGAAGATGCGGCGCCGGTGATCTTCGACTCGCCGGACACGCCGACGATCGAGACACTGGTCGCGCACACCAACCGCGAGCTCGAGGGGGAGTTCACGGCGGCCGACACGCTGAAGAACGTCGTCCTCGCCCTGACCCACCTGGACGGCACTCGCGAGCTTGTCATCGTCGGCATCCCCGGCGACCGCGAGGTCGATGAGAAACGCGCCGAGGTGGCGTTCGCGCCCGCCGCGGTCGAGACGGCCACGGCGGATGACTTCGAGAACAATCCGCTTCTGGTGAAGGGATACATCGGTCCCTGGTCGCCGACCGGCGCCGTGCTCGGCGAGGAGTCGGCCACCGGCATCCGCTATCTGGTCGACCCGCGCGTCAGCGAGGGCACCAGCTGGATCACCGGCGCGAACATCGATCAGAAGCATGCGCACTCCGTCGTCGCCGGTCGCGACTTCGCCGCCGACGGGATCGTGGAGATCGCGAACGTGCGTGCGGGAGATCCCGCCCCCGACGGCTCCGGCCCGGTCGAGCTCGCCCGGGGCATGGAGATCGGTCACGTCTTCCAGCTCGGCCGCAAGTACGCCGAGGCCCTGGGACTCAAGGTCTTGAACGAGAACGGCAAGCTCGTCACCGTCACGATGGGCTCGTACGGCATCGGCGTGACCCGCATCCTCGCGATCATCGCCGAGCTGAACAACGACGAGAAGGGCCTGATCTGGCCCGCTTCCGTCGCGCCGTTCGACGTGCAGGTCGTCGCCGCCGGTCGGGACCAGGTCGCGTTCGAGGTGGCAGAGGGACTCTCCACACAGCTCGAGGCCGCTGGTCTCGACGTGCTCTACGACGACCGCCCGAAGGTCTCGCCCGGCGTGAAGTTCGGTGACGCCGAACTCGTCGGCGTGCCGAAGATCGTCATCGTCGGACGCGGTGCGGCCGACGGTCAGGTCGAGCTGTGGGATCGCCGCACCGGCGACCGCGACACGGTCTCTGTGGAAGACGTCGTGGGGCGTCTCTCCGCTTCCTGA
- a CDS encoding TIGR00730 family Rossman fold protein — translation MIDEPLPEALSSEINAVLDEAGVHADRRLVMRMLRTAILLGEDGADRLDLKIASAALAEMRDAFRLFAPFRGVPKVTVFGSARTRQDDPLYLTARDVAAALAGDGWMVVTGAGPGIMQAASEGAGPALSLGVSIRLPFEEKAQGLLTDNDQVVAMKYFFTRKLMLIKESLGFICLPGGFGTLDEMFELLTLQQTGKAEPTPIVLLDQPGGTFWQGLRSFIDDHLAPTGVISEGDFDRVVITDSVEAARAEITGFWHNYDSLRWVGDALVLRLRAEPTDEEIDALNEQFAPMLSSGRIERTAPRQPEIVDDDQLELPRLILHLDQRQVGNLFRLIGAINALPSAPAR, via the coding sequence ATGATCGACGAACCACTGCCCGAAGCCCTCAGCTCCGAGATCAACGCCGTCCTCGACGAGGCCGGGGTGCACGCCGACCGACGGCTGGTGATGCGGATGCTGCGCACGGCGATCCTGCTCGGCGAGGACGGCGCCGACCGCCTCGATCTGAAGATCGCCTCGGCGGCTCTGGCCGAGATGCGCGACGCCTTCCGCCTGTTCGCCCCGTTCCGCGGAGTGCCCAAGGTGACGGTCTTCGGATCCGCCCGCACCAGGCAGGACGATCCCCTGTACCTCACCGCGCGCGACGTTGCCGCGGCGCTGGCTGGCGATGGCTGGATGGTCGTCACGGGCGCGGGCCCCGGGATCATGCAAGCTGCCTCCGAAGGCGCCGGTCCCGCACTCTCGCTCGGCGTGTCGATCCGGCTGCCGTTCGAGGAGAAGGCGCAGGGCCTCCTCACCGACAACGATCAGGTCGTCGCGATGAAGTACTTCTTCACTCGCAAGCTGATGCTCATCAAGGAATCGCTCGGCTTCATCTGCCTCCCCGGAGGATTCGGCACCCTGGACGAGATGTTCGAGCTGCTCACCCTGCAGCAGACCGGCAAGGCGGAGCCGACGCCGATCGTGCTCCTGGACCAGCCGGGTGGGACGTTCTGGCAGGGTCTTCGCAGCTTCATCGACGACCACCTCGCACCGACCGGAGTCATCTCGGAAGGCGACTTCGATCGGGTGGTGATCACCGATTCCGTGGAGGCCGCTCGGGCGGAGATCACCGGGTTCTGGCACAACTACGACTCACTGCGCTGGGTCGGCGACGCGCTCGTGCTCCGTCTGCGCGCCGAGCCGACGGATGAAGAGATCGACGCGCTGAACGAACAGTTCGCCCCGATGCTCTCCTCCGGACGGATCGAGCGGACCGCGCCGCGGCAACCCGAGATCGTCGACGACGACCAGCTGGAGCTGCCGCGGCTGATCCTCCATCTCGATCAGCGTCAGGTCGGGAATCTGTTCCGACTGATCGGCGCGATCAACGCGCTTCCTTCTGCTCCCGCTCGATGA
- a CDS encoding flavin monoamine oxidase family protein produces MGSFDTIVIGAGMSGVTAARMLADAGHRVVVLEGRDRIGGRMHTDREAGFPVDRGASWIHGIDGSPLWDLVQALRIPTIEYTVGSFQVGGRPIENFDGDGRPMGSDVTARWIDDVDAVDRLLVDEIAASSPGDTYLDVTERALDRSGLTPERIDDIREFFRHRVEEQCGAWIGDLDAHGLDEDAIDGDEVIFPHGYDEVPRRIGAGLDIRFETTATKIVRSTGGVTVHAGDTAFTADQVVVTVPLGALKAGSIEFEPALPEAVAGPVARLGMGVFNKVFIQFDQRFWNEDSYVLRALGEAGEHWHSWYDVSAVSGLPTLLTFAAGPLGRRMQELPDEEVVADVVRALRALYGDAVGEPRAHWVTHWGDDEFSNGSYSYLALGSTHHDHDDLAGPVDGVLHFAGEATWGDEPATVGAAYYSGRRAAERVLGRTVDLDGFAARIIEREQKEAR; encoded by the coding sequence ATGGGATCGTTCGACACCATCGTGATCGGTGCGGGGATGTCGGGTGTCACCGCCGCCCGGATGCTCGCCGATGCCGGGCATCGGGTCGTGGTCCTCGAAGGACGCGATCGCATCGGTGGCCGGATGCACACCGACCGGGAAGCGGGGTTTCCCGTGGATCGCGGCGCCTCGTGGATCCATGGGATCGACGGTTCGCCGCTGTGGGATCTCGTCCAGGCGCTTCGGATTCCGACCATCGAGTACACGGTGGGCAGTTTCCAGGTCGGCGGGCGGCCCATCGAGAACTTCGACGGAGACGGAAGACCCATGGGCTCCGATGTCACCGCTCGATGGATCGACGACGTCGACGCGGTCGATCGCCTTCTCGTCGACGAGATCGCCGCCTCCTCCCCCGGCGACACATATCTGGATGTGACGGAGCGCGCGCTCGATCGTTCCGGCCTCACCCCTGAGCGCATCGACGACATCCGCGAGTTCTTCCGCCACCGGGTCGAGGAGCAGTGCGGGGCCTGGATCGGAGACCTCGACGCGCACGGCCTCGACGAGGACGCGATAGACGGTGACGAGGTGATCTTCCCGCACGGCTACGACGAGGTGCCTCGACGCATCGGCGCGGGCCTCGACATCCGCTTCGAGACGACGGCGACGAAGATCGTCCGCTCCACCGGAGGGGTGACCGTCCATGCCGGCGACACGGCATTCACGGCGGATCAGGTCGTCGTGACGGTTCCGTTGGGCGCGCTCAAGGCAGGGTCGATCGAGTTCGAGCCGGCGCTGCCGGAGGCCGTGGCCGGTCCAGTCGCACGACTCGGGATGGGAGTGTTCAACAAGGTCTTCATCCAGTTCGATCAGAGGTTCTGGAACGAGGACAGCTATGTGCTGCGAGCGCTCGGCGAGGCCGGCGAACACTGGCATTCCTGGTACGACGTCTCCGCCGTCAGCGGGCTGCCCACCCTGCTGACCTTCGCCGCCGGACCGCTCGGACGGCGAATGCAGGAGCTCCCCGACGAGGAGGTGGTCGCCGACGTCGTGCGCGCGCTCCGCGCCCTCTATGGAGACGCGGTCGGCGAGCCCCGGGCGCACTGGGTCACGCACTGGGGCGACGACGAGTTCTCGAACGGCTCGTACTCGTATCTCGCCCTCGGGTCCACGCACCACGACCACGACGACCTGGCCGGCCCCGTCGACGGAGTCCTGCACTTCGCGGGTGAGGCCACCTGGGGTGACGAACCGGCGACCGTCGGGGCCGCCTACTACTCGGGGCGCCGAGCCGCAGAACGGGTGCTGGGCCGGACAGTCGACCTCGACGGGTTCGCGGCCCGCATCATCGAGCGGGAGCAGAAGGAAGCGCGTTGA
- a CDS encoding pyridoxamine 5'-phosphate oxidase family protein: protein MTEITGTEALARVADLVEDIDIAMLTTTDDHGNLVSRPMSTRQMDDAGNIWFFTAEDTEKVEEAQRHHDVGLAYCDAKGMRYVSVAGTAEVVHDRTKMEELYSTSLEIWFADGLETPGITLLKVTPKVVEFWEPAKGKLALAAGALKSLVTRDTPDDDIMNHGHIVC, encoded by the coding sequence ATGACCGAGATCACAGGAACCGAAGCCCTCGCCCGCGTCGCAGACCTCGTGGAAGACATCGACATCGCGATGCTCACCACCACGGACGACCACGGCAACCTCGTGAGCCGCCCGATGTCGACCCGACAGATGGACGATGCGGGCAACATCTGGTTCTTCACGGCCGAGGACACCGAGAAGGTCGAGGAAGCACAGCGACACCACGACGTGGGCCTGGCCTACTGCGACGCCAAGGGCATGCGTTATGTATCCGTCGCCGGCACGGCCGAGGTCGTCCACGACCGGACCAAGATGGAGGAGCTCTACTCCACGTCGCTCGAGATCTGGTTCGCAGACGGACTGGAGACCCCGGGGATCACGCTCCTCAAGGTGACCCCGAAGGTGGTCGAGTTCTGGGAGCCGGCGAAGGGCAAGCTCGCGCTGGCTGCCGGCGCCCTGAAGTCGCTCGTCACCCGCGACACACCAGACGACGACATCATGAACCACGGCCACATCGTCTGCTGA
- a CDS encoding zinc-dependent alcohol dehydrogenase family protein produces MKALVFRGPGQKAWEEVPDPKILAGTDAIVRIESTTICGTDLHILKGDVPDVTDGRILGHEGVGVITEVGDAVTGLAVGDRVIISCITACGKCEFCVAGLQSHCLASEGASGIGWILGHLIDGTQAEFVRVPFAETSLHRLPEGLALETAVLLSDILPTGHEICVQYGGVKAGDVVAVVGAGPVGLAAVMTAQLYGPSKVIAIDLDANRAELALQFGATHAVVSSDSDWREQVMALTDGLGVDVAIEAVGIPRTWDMAVEMVRPGGHVANVGVHGAPVEFPLDRLWIQNLTITTGLVNANTARMLTKLVAEQRIDPSGFVSHLFALDDIESAYDTFSRAAETKALKVVLNA; encoded by the coding sequence ATGAAGGCACTTGTTTTCCGCGGTCCCGGTCAGAAGGCATGGGAGGAAGTTCCGGATCCGAAGATCCTGGCGGGGACCGACGCGATCGTCCGCATCGAGAGCACGACGATCTGCGGGACCGATCTCCACATCCTGAAGGGCGACGTTCCCGACGTCACCGACGGGCGCATCCTGGGGCATGAGGGAGTGGGTGTCATCACGGAGGTCGGCGACGCCGTCACCGGACTGGCGGTGGGCGACCGCGTGATCATCTCCTGCATCACTGCCTGCGGAAAGTGCGAGTTCTGCGTCGCCGGTCTGCAGTCGCACTGCCTTGCGAGCGAAGGCGCATCGGGGATCGGCTGGATCCTCGGGCACCTCATCGACGGTACTCAGGCGGAGTTCGTGAGAGTGCCGTTCGCGGAGACGTCTCTGCACCGGCTCCCTGAAGGGCTCGCTCTCGAGACGGCCGTGCTCCTCAGTGACATCCTGCCGACCGGACACGAGATCTGCGTGCAGTACGGCGGGGTCAAAGCAGGCGATGTCGTCGCCGTCGTCGGTGCCGGTCCGGTCGGCCTCGCCGCGGTCATGACGGCCCAGCTCTACGGGCCGAGCAAGGTCATCGCGATCGATCTCGACGCCAATCGCGCGGAGCTCGCGCTGCAGTTCGGCGCCACGCACGCGGTGGTCTCCTCGGACAGCGACTGGCGGGAACAGGTGATGGCGCTCACCGACGGACTCGGCGTGGACGTCGCCATCGAAGCGGTGGGGATTCCCCGGACGTGGGACATGGCGGTCGAGATGGTGCGACCGGGTGGCCACGTGGCCAACGTCGGCGTTCACGGTGCGCCGGTGGAATTCCCGCTGGACCGGCTGTGGATTCAGAACCTCACGATCACGACAGGACTCGTCAACGCGAACACCGCGCGGATGCTGACGAAACTCGTCGCGGAGCAGCGCATCGATCCGAGCGGCTTCGTCAGCCACCTCTTCGCGCTCGACGACATCGAGAGTGCGTACGACACGTTCAGCCGTGCGGCGGAGACCAAGGCGCTCAAGGTGGTACTCAACGCCTGA
- a CDS encoding isocitrate lyase/phosphoenolpyruvate mutase family protein has translation MTTASKAQTLVGLYDAPEILRVVNVWDVVSARAVAALPETKALATAGHGIAASFGYDDGATPREIMIDMVGRIAAAVQVPVTADLDDGYGDAGETTRLAIGAGVVGANVEDRLKPLDESVAAVAAIVKAAEAEGVPFALNARTDAFVRAGARSVPESIADAIQRGRAYLDAGATAVFVPGILDMNVTRQLVEGIGERKVSVIGIPGALAASEYEKLGVARISYGPLPQRVALTALQELAADLYAGGVVPANLPALN, from the coding sequence ATGACGACTGCATCCAAGGCCCAGACCCTTGTCGGACTCTATGACGCTCCGGAGATCCTCCGCGTCGTGAACGTGTGGGATGTCGTGTCCGCGCGGGCGGTCGCCGCCCTCCCGGAGACGAAGGCACTCGCCACCGCGGGGCACGGCATCGCCGCATCGTTCGGTTACGACGACGGCGCGACCCCCCGCGAGATCATGATCGACATGGTGGGGCGGATCGCTGCCGCCGTCCAGGTCCCGGTCACGGCTGACCTCGACGACGGCTACGGCGACGCGGGCGAGACCACGCGCCTCGCCATCGGGGCCGGCGTCGTGGGCGCGAACGTCGAAGACCGTCTCAAGCCGCTGGATGAATCCGTCGCCGCCGTCGCGGCGATCGTCAAAGCGGCCGAGGCCGAGGGCGTGCCCTTCGCGCTCAATGCGCGGACGGATGCCTTCGTCCGCGCCGGTGCACGCTCGGTCCCGGAGAGCATCGCCGACGCGATCCAGCGCGGGCGCGCCTACCTCGATGCCGGGGCGACGGCCGTGTTCGTCCCCGGCATCCTCGACATGAACGTCACCCGTCAGCTCGTCGAGGGCATCGGGGAGCGCAAGGTCAGCGTGATCGGCATCCCCGGCGCCCTCGCCGCGTCGGAGTACGAGAAGCTCGGTGTCGCCCGGATCTCCTACGGTCCGCTTCCGCAGCGGGTCGCGCTCACCGCACTCCAGGAGCTCGCGGCCGACCTGTACGCCGGCGGCGTCGTGCCCGCGAACCTGCCCGCGCTCAACTGA
- the nusA gene encoding transcription termination factor NusA: MDIELSLLRGIEKEKAIPFDELVAIIEQAILTAYSKHVSDDGVTPEGVRVHLDRKTGHVAILQVVRDEEDAIIGEEDATPDDFGRIAAFAAKQVISQRLRDIADDVVLGDFKDKEGDIVAGVIQQGPNPRMIHVDLGAVEAILPPEEQVPGEEYTHGSRLRVYVTSVAKGLKGPQITVSRTHPGLVRKLFALEVPEIAAGLVEIVALAREAGHRTKIAVKANDPSINAKGACIGELGRRVRAVTEELAGEKIDIVDYDADLPTFVAHALSPAKVTSAFVLDASTKAVRALVPDYQLSLAIGKEGQNARLAAKLTGAKIDIQPDSVLD; encoded by the coding sequence ATGGACATCGAACTGAGTCTTCTGCGAGGGATCGAGAAGGAGAAGGCGATCCCCTTCGACGAACTCGTCGCGATCATCGAGCAGGCGATCCTGACCGCATACTCCAAGCACGTCTCCGACGACGGTGTGACGCCCGAAGGCGTCCGCGTGCACCTGGACCGCAAGACCGGGCACGTCGCGATCCTGCAGGTCGTCCGCGACGAGGAAGACGCCATCATCGGCGAAGAGGATGCGACCCCCGACGACTTCGGTCGCATCGCGGCCTTCGCCGCCAAGCAGGTCATCAGCCAGCGTCTGCGTGACATCGCGGACGACGTGGTGCTCGGAGACTTCAAGGACAAAGAGGGCGACATCGTCGCCGGCGTGATCCAGCAGGGTCCGAACCCGCGCATGATCCACGTCGACCTCGGTGCCGTCGAGGCGATCCTGCCCCCCGAGGAGCAGGTGCCCGGCGAGGAATACACCCACGGATCACGCCTGCGCGTGTACGTCACCAGCGTCGCCAAGGGTCTCAAGGGACCGCAGATCACGGTGTCCCGCACCCACCCGGGGCTTGTCCGCAAGCTCTTCGCGCTCGAGGTGCCGGAGATCGCCGCCGGTCTCGTCGAGATCGTGGCCCTGGCTCGCGAGGCCGGGCACCGCACGAAGATCGCGGTCAAGGCGAACGACCCGTCGATCAACGCGAAGGGCGCCTGCATCGGCGAGCTCGGACGCCGCGTGCGCGCCGTGACGGAGGAGCTCGCGGGGGAGAAGATCGACATCGTCGACTACGACGCCGATCTGCCCACGTTCGTGGCGCACGCGCTCTCGCCGGCGAAGGTCACGAGCGCCTTCGTGCTCGACGCGAGCACCAAAGCCGTCCGCGCGCTGGTGCCCGACTACCAGCTGTCACTCGCGATCGGCAAGGAGGGTCAGAACGCGCGTCTGGCCGCCAAGCTCACGGGTGCGAAGATCGACATCCAGCCGGACAGCGTCCTCGACTGA
- a CDS encoding YlxR family protein: MEPVRTCVGCRTRAPRTALLRVVAQNDTLIPDDRAVLPGRGAWVHPTRECMDAALRRRAFGRALRVSTELDTRIFEQHPPRNKG, translated from the coding sequence ATGGAACCCGTACGAACGTGCGTCGGTTGTCGCACGCGTGCTCCCCGCACCGCCCTGCTCAGGGTGGTGGCCCAGAACGACACCCTCATCCCCGATGACCGTGCTGTCCTGCCGGGGCGCGGCGCGTGGGTCCATCCGACTCGGGAATGCATGGATGCCGCTCTCCGGCGCCGCGCATTCGGACGAGCACTGCGCGTATCCACTGAGCTGGACACGCGGATCTTCGAACAGCACCCACCAAGAAACAAAGGCTGA
- the infB gene encoding translation initiation factor IF-2 — translation MAGKPRVHEIAAELGVDSKVALAKLKELGEFVKSPSSTIEPPVARKLRAAIEADGSLKGAAEAAPASKPAAAKSAAKPGAKPGPTPGPKPGPKPAPEAPAPEAPAPAAPAPAPVAEAPAAAAADAPKPAEGGAPTPGAPRPGNNPFSSAQGMGQRPAGPRPGNNPFASAQGMGQRPTPGNIPRPQAPRPGAPRPGAPRPGSPRPGAPRSGGGGRPGAPFQQRPGGPGRPGGAGGPGGAGGPGARPGGGGGFAGRPGGGGGRGRGPGGGTAGAFGKGGGKSKQRKSRRAKRQEFEMRSAPVVGGVNVTRGNGEVIRMRRGASIADFADKIETLTGYTVQPGTLVTILFNLGEMATATESLDEATFEVLGAELGYKIQMVSPEDEDKELLEGFGLDLEAELEAESEDDLEIRPPVVTVMGHVDHGKTRLLDAIRQTNVIEGEAGGITQHIGAYQVWTEHEGIERAITFIDTPGHEAFTAMRARGAQVTDLAILVVAADDGIMPQTVEALNHAQAANVPIVVAVNKVDKPDANPSKVRQQLTEYGLVAEEFGGDVMFVDVSARANTGIQELLDAVLLTADAGLDLTANPNKGARGVAIEAKLDKGRGSVATVLIQSGTLRIGDAIVAGTAYGRVRAMADENGEQVLEAYPSRPVQVQGLNSVPRAGDVFIVTEEDRMARQIAEKREAVERNAQLAKARKRISLEDFTRALEDGKVESLNLIIKGDVSGAVEALEESLLKIEVDDSVQLRIIHRGVGAITESDVNLATIDNAIIVGFNVRPDTKARERAAREGVDIRFYSVIYNAIDEIESSLKGMLKPEYEEVQSGVAEIREVFRSSKFGNIAGVIVRSGTITRNAKARVIRDGVVLADGLAIESLRRFKDDVTEVRTDYEAGIGLGKYNDIQIGDEIETTELIEKPRG, via the coding sequence GTGGCTGGTAAACCACGCGTACATGAGATCGCCGCCGAACTCGGCGTCGACAGCAAGGTCGCTCTTGCAAAGCTCAAAGAACTCGGCGAGTTCGTGAAGAGCCCCTCTTCGACCATCGAACCGCCGGTGGCGCGCAAGCTGCGCGCGGCGATCGAGGCCGACGGGTCGCTCAAGGGTGCGGCTGAAGCTGCTCCCGCGTCCAAGCCGGCTGCCGCCAAGTCGGCAGCGAAGCCGGGCGCCAAGCCCGGACCCACCCCGGGCCCGAAGCCTGGTCCCAAGCCTGCCCCGGAGGCTCCGGCCCCCGAGGCGCCCGCGCCCGCTGCACCGGCGCCTGCCCCCGTGGCAGAGGCACCTGCAGCAGCGGCAGCGGACGCACCCAAGCCTGCAGAGGGCGGTGCACCGACTCCTGGCGCTCCGCGTCCCGGCAACAACCCGTTCTCCTCCGCGCAGGGGATGGGTCAGCGCCCGGCCGGACCCCGCCCGGGTAACAACCCCTTCGCATCCGCCCAGGGCATGGGTCAGCGCCCGACGCCGGGCAACATCCCGCGTCCGCAGGCTCCGCGCCCCGGTGCGCCCCGTCCGGGTGCTCCGCGTCCCGGTTCGCCTCGTCCCGGTGCGCCCCGTAGCGGTGGTGGCGGTCGTCCCGGCGCTCCGTTCCAGCAGCGTCCCGGCGGCCCCGGTCGTCCCGGCGGTGCCGGTGGACCCGGCGGTGCCGGTGGTCCTGGTGCACGTCCCGGCGGTGGCGGCGGTTTCGCCGGTCGTCCCGGTGGCGGTGGCGGTCGTGGCCGTGGTCCCGGCGGTGGTACCGCAGGTGCCTTCGGCAAGGGTGGCGGCAAGAGCAAGCAGCGCAAGTCGCGGCGGGCGAAGCGGCAAGAGTTCGAGATGCGGAGTGCTCCGGTCGTCGGTGGCGTCAACGTCACCCGCGGCAACGGAGAGGTCATCCGCATGCGCCGCGGCGCATCCATCGCGGACTTCGCCGACAAGATCGAGACGCTGACCGGCTACACGGTCCAGCCCGGAACCCTCGTCACCATCCTCTTCAACCTGGGCGAGATGGCCACGGCCACCGAGTCCCTCGATGAGGCGACGTTCGAGGTCCTGGGCGCCGAGCTCGGCTACAAGATCCAGATGGTCTCGCCCGAGGACGAGGACAAGGAGCTCCTCGAGGGCTTCGGTCTCGACCTCGAGGCCGAGCTGGAGGCGGAGAGCGAAGACGACCTCGAGATCCGTCCTCCGGTCGTGACCGTCATGGGTCACGTCGACCACGGTAAGACGCGACTGCTCGACGCGATCCGTCAGACGAACGTCATCGAGGGTGAAGCCGGTGGCATCACCCAGCACATCGGTGCGTACCAGGTCTGGACCGAGCACGAGGGCATCGAGCGGGCCATCACGTTCATCGACACCCCGGGTCACGAGGCGTTCACCGCCATGCGTGCCCGTGGTGCGCAGGTCACCGACCTCGCGATCCTCGTGGTCGCAGCCGACGACGGCATCATGCCGCAGACGGTCGAGGCGCTGAACCACGCTCAGGCGGCGAACGTGCCGATCGTGGTCGCGGTGAACAAGGTGGACAAGCCCGACGCGAACCCGTCGAAGGTGCGTCAGCAGCTCACCGAGTACGGCCTGGTCGCCGAGGAGTTCGGTGGCGACGTCATGTTCGTCGACGTCTCCGCTCGCGCCAACACGGGTATCCAGGAGCTCCTGGACGCCGTGCTGCTCACGGCCGACGCAGGTCTCGATCTGACCGCCAACCCGAACAAGGGTGCCCGCGGTGTCGCGATCGAGGCGAAGCTCGACAAGGGTCGCGGTTCTGTCGCCACCGTGCTGATCCAGTCCGGAACGCTCCGGATCGGTGACGCCATCGTCGCCGGAACGGCCTACGGTCGCGTGCGTGCCATGGCCGACGAGAACGGCGAGCAGGTCCTCGAGGCCTACCCGTCGCGTCCGGTGCAGGTGCAGGGTCTGAACTCCGTGCCGCGTGCCGGTGACGTCTTCATCGTCACCGAGGAAGACCGCATGGCCCGCCAGATCGCTGAGAAGCGTGAAGCAGTCGAGCGCAACGCCCAGCTGGCCAAGGCCCGCAAGCGCATCTCGCTCGAAGACTTCACCCGTGCTCTCGAAGACGGCAAGGTCGAGTCGCTCAACCTCATCATCAAGGGTGACGTCTCCGGTGCCGTCGAGGCGCTGGAGGAGTCGCTCCTCAAGATCGAGGTCGACGACTCGGTGCAGCTGCGCATCATCCACCGCGGCGTCGGTGCGATCACCGAGTCCGACGTGAACCTGGCGACGATCGACAACGCGATCATCGTGGGCTTCAACGTCCGCCCCGACACGAAGGCGCGCGAGCGCGCCGCCCGTGAAGGCGTGGACATCCGTTTCTACTCCGTCATCTACAACGCGATCGACGAGATCGAGAGCTCGCTCAAGGGCATGCTCAAGCCGGAGTACGAAGAGGTCCAGTCGGGTGTCGCCGAGATCCGCGAGGTGTTCCGCTCCTCGAAGTTCGGCAACATCGCCGGTGTCATCGTGCGATCGGGAACGATCACGCGAAACGCCAAGGCTCGTGTCATCCGCGACGGCGTCGTGCTGGCCGATGGTCTCGCCATCGAGTCGCTGCGTCGCTTCAAGGATGACGTCACCGAGGTCCGTACCGACTACGAGGCCGGTATCGGTCTCGGAAAGTACAACGACATCCAGATCGGCGACGAGATCGAGACGACCGAGCTCATCGAGAAGCCTCGCGGCTGA